From a single Streptomyces liliifuscus genomic region:
- a CDS encoding amidohydrolase family protein, whose amino-acid sequence MTELPRIISVDDHVIEPANLFETWLPKKYQDRGPKPLTAGIGELAYVAGKYQITMDPDGPPTDWWIYEDLKFPYKRNIAAVGFDRDEMTLEGITRAEMRPGCWDPVERLKDMDANHVEGSLCFPTFPRFCGQTFAEAHDKEVALACVRAYNDFMVEEWCGGSGGRLIPLCIIPLWDIDLAVAEIRHNAARGVRAVTFSEIPTHLGLPSIHSGYWDPFFAVCQETGTVVNMHIGSSSQMPAASPDAPPAVQASLSFNNAMASMMDFLFSGVLVKFPQLKLAYSEGQMGWIPYALERADDVWEEHRAWGGVRDLIPEPPSTYYYRQIFCCFFRDKHGVASLDVVGRDNATFETDYPHVDSTFPHTKEVALDHVKGLDDETIYKLMRGNAIRMLGLDLDK is encoded by the coding sequence ATGACCGAACTGCCCCGCATCATCAGCGTCGACGACCATGTGATCGAGCCCGCGAACCTCTTCGAGACCTGGCTGCCGAAGAAGTACCAGGACCGCGGCCCCAAGCCGCTGACGGCCGGGATCGGCGAACTCGCCTACGTGGCGGGCAAGTACCAGATCACGATGGACCCGGACGGGCCGCCGACCGACTGGTGGATCTACGAGGACCTGAAGTTCCCGTACAAGCGCAACATCGCCGCCGTCGGCTTCGATCGCGACGAGATGACGCTCGAGGGCATCACGCGCGCGGAGATGCGGCCGGGGTGCTGGGATCCGGTCGAGCGGCTCAAGGACATGGACGCGAACCACGTCGAGGGGTCGCTGTGCTTCCCGACGTTCCCGCGGTTCTGCGGGCAGACCTTCGCCGAGGCGCACGACAAGGAGGTCGCGCTGGCCTGCGTGCGCGCGTACAACGACTTCATGGTCGAGGAGTGGTGCGGGGGCAGCGGGGGTCGGCTGATCCCGCTGTGCATCATCCCGCTGTGGGACATCGACCTCGCGGTCGCCGAGATCCGGCACAACGCCGCCCGGGGCGTGCGGGCCGTGACCTTCTCCGAGATCCCCACCCACCTCGGGCTGCCGTCCATCCACTCCGGCTACTGGGACCCGTTCTTCGCCGTCTGCCAGGAGACCGGCACGGTCGTCAACATGCATATCGGCAGCAGCTCCCAGATGCCCGCCGCCTCGCCCGACGCGCCGCCCGCCGTCCAGGCCTCGCTCAGCTTCAACAACGCCATGGCCTCGATGATGGACTTCCTGTTCAGCGGGGTGCTGGTGAAGTTCCCGCAGCTCAAACTCGCCTACTCCGAAGGGCAGATGGGCTGGATCCCGTACGCCCTGGAGCGCGCCGACGACGTGTGGGAGGAGCACCGGGCCTGGGGCGGGGTCAGGGACCTGATCCCCGAGCCGCCCTCCACCTACTACTACCGGCAGATCTTCTGCTGCTTCTTCCGCGACAAGCACGGCGTCGCCTCGCTGGACGTGGTCGGCCGGGACAACGCGACCTTCGAGACCGACTACCCGCACGTCGACTCGACCTTCCCGCACACCAAGGAGGTCGCCCTCGACCATGTGAAGGGCCTCGACGACGAGACGATCTACAAGCTGATGCGCGGCAACGCCATCCGCATGCTGGGCCTGGACCTCGACAAGTAA
- a CDS encoding class I adenylate-forming enzyme family protein, which yields MTDTAHALGASRTFWELVERRAALTPDRPVLLQDDRTLTFEELRSGAERTAAGLHDLGVRPGTVVAWQLPTRIETVVLAMALARLGAVQSPVIPFYRDREVAFAVRESGAAHFAVPGEWRGFDHTAMAERIGARGVFEAYDSLPEGDPSVLPPPPATGTDVRWIYWTSGTTSDPKGVLHTDRSLIAGGSCLAHALHLTADDIGSIAFPFAHIGGPDYLVMLLLYGFPAVLFEKFALPDALEGYRKHGVTVAGGSTAFYSMFLTEQRKQPDTKLIPTLRLLAGGGAPKPPEVHHAVVREMGVQLTHGYGMTEVPMITMGSPDDSAENLATTEGRPPEGMEIRIVDGEVRLRGEAVCTGYLDPAQSTEAFDKDGFLITGDLGHLTPGGHLVLTGRLKDVIIRKGENISAKEIEDLLHRHPAVGDVAVIGLPDAERGERVCAVIEQPDKTPQLTLSAITDYLRAEGLSVHKLPEQLEVVDALPRNETLRKVLKYRLRERYSGTVK from the coding sequence ATGACCGACACCGCACACGCACTGGGCGCCTCCCGCACCTTCTGGGAACTCGTCGAGCGCCGCGCCGCGCTCACCCCCGACCGCCCCGTCCTCCTCCAGGACGACCGCACACTCACCTTCGAGGAGCTGCGCTCGGGCGCCGAGCGGACCGCGGCCGGCCTCCACGACCTGGGCGTACGCCCAGGCACGGTGGTCGCCTGGCAGCTGCCGACCCGCATCGAGACGGTCGTACTGGCGATGGCCCTGGCCAGGCTCGGGGCGGTCCAGTCCCCGGTGATCCCCTTCTACCGCGACCGCGAAGTCGCCTTCGCCGTACGGGAGTCCGGGGCCGCCCATTTCGCCGTGCCGGGCGAGTGGCGCGGCTTCGACCACACGGCGATGGCGGAACGCATCGGCGCACGCGGCGTCTTCGAGGCGTACGACTCCCTCCCCGAGGGGGACCCGTCCGTCCTTCCCCCACCCCCCGCCACGGGCACGGACGTGCGCTGGATCTACTGGACCTCGGGGACGACGTCCGACCCCAAGGGCGTACTGCACACGGACCGTTCACTGATCGCCGGCGGCTCCTGCCTCGCCCACGCGCTGCACCTGACGGCCGACGACATCGGCTCGATCGCGTTCCCCTTCGCGCACATAGGCGGCCCCGACTACCTGGTCATGCTGCTGCTGTACGGGTTCCCGGCGGTCCTCTTCGAGAAGTTCGCGCTGCCGGACGCCCTGGAGGGCTATCGCAAGCACGGGGTGACGGTGGCGGGCGGCTCGACGGCGTTCTACTCGATGTTCCTGACCGAGCAGCGCAAACAGCCGGACACCAAGCTCATCCCCACCCTGCGCCTCCTCGCGGGCGGCGGGGCACCGAAGCCACCGGAGGTGCACCACGCCGTCGTACGGGAGATGGGCGTCCAACTGACCCATGGATACGGCATGACCGAGGTCCCGATGATCACGATGGGCTCGCCCGACGACTCGGCGGAGAACCTCGCGACGACCGAGGGAAGGCCGCCGGAGGGCATGGAGATCAGGATCGTGGACGGAGAGGTCAGACTGCGCGGGGAAGCCGTCTGCACGGGCTACTTGGATCCCGCGCAGTCCACAGAAGCCTTCGACAAGGACGGTTTCCTGATCACGGGCGACCTCGGACACCTCACACCAGGCGGCCATCTCGTCCTGACGGGCCGCCTGAAGGACGTCATCATCCGCAAGGGAGAGAACATCTCGGCGAAGGAGATAGAGGACCTGCTGCACCGCCATCCGGCGGTCGGCGACGTAGCGGTGATAGGCCTGCCGGACGCGGAACGCGGCGAACGCGTATGCGCGGTGATCGAACAACCGGACAAGACCCCGCAGTTGACGCTCTCCGCCATCACCGACTACCTACGCGCGGAAGGACTGTCCGTGCACAAGCTGCCGGAGCAGCTGGAGGTGGTGGACGCCCTTCCGCGCAACGAGACCCTGCGGAAGGTACTCAAGTACAGGCTCAGGGAACGCTATTCGGGCACCGTGAAGTAG
- a CDS encoding EF-hand domain-containing protein, producing the protein MVSTEYERKIAARFATFDQDGNGYIDREDFNAATKALLAEFDTAARSDKGQALYIGAEAFWQGMAGIADRDGDQRITREEFVGGAVKRLRDNPDRFAEIARPFLDAALAIADGDGDSAATVDEIARALKALGAPEAVATAAAGALDADADGQVTEPEIVSAFARYFTVPE; encoded by the coding sequence ATGGTCAGCACCGAGTACGAGCGAAAGATCGCCGCCCGGTTCGCCACCTTCGATCAGGACGGCAACGGCTATATCGACCGCGAGGACTTCAACGCGGCGACCAAGGCGCTGCTCGCCGAGTTCGACACGGCGGCCCGGTCCGACAAGGGCCAGGCCCTCTACATCGGCGCGGAGGCCTTCTGGCAGGGCATGGCCGGAATCGCGGACCGGGACGGCGACCAGCGGATCACCCGCGAGGAGTTCGTGGGCGGCGCGGTGAAGCGACTGCGGGACAACCCCGACCGCTTCGCCGAGATCGCCCGCCCCTTCCTGGACGCGGCGCTCGCCATCGCGGACGGCGACGGGGACTCGGCGGCGACCGTCGACGAGATCGCACGGGCCCTCAAGGCCCTCGGCGCGCCCGAGGCCGTCGCCACCGCCGCGGCCGGCGCGCTCGACGCGGACGCCGACGGCCAGGTCACCGAGCCGGAGATCGTGAGCGCCTTCGCCCGCTACTTCACGGTGCCCGAATAG
- a CDS encoding STAS domain-containing protein: MTLRVTDGEQRGWAVLRVSGEMDLVTSPVLRQRVHDAVADGRHSVVLDLSGVLFCDSSGVGVLIASRRLLRSCQGRLRLILPAQGAVDGSHVNRVLGALGVRRLFDVYPDVGAAVDDEPDSLSA; this comes from the coding sequence GTGACGCTCAGGGTGACCGACGGCGAGCAGCGCGGCTGGGCCGTGCTCCGGGTGTCGGGCGAGATGGATCTGGTGACGTCACCGGTGCTGCGGCAGCGCGTGCACGACGCCGTGGCCGACGGGCGGCACAGTGTTGTCCTCGATCTCTCCGGAGTCCTGTTCTGCGACTCCAGTGGTGTGGGGGTGCTGATCGCCAGCCGGCGACTGCTCCGCTCCTGTCAGGGACGCCTCCGCTTGATCCTTCCCGCGCAGGGCGCCGTGGACGGATCCCACGTCAACAGGGTGCTGGGCGCCCTGGGTGTGCGCCGACTCTTCGATGTCTATCCCGATGTCGGTGCCGCCGTCGACGACGAACCGGATTCCCTGTCGGCGTGA
- a CDS encoding sigma-70 family RNA polymerase sigma factor has protein sequence MTKKDAPPRWDRKMQQRLARGEAAALGELYDRFASLVHGLAHRVLGDDRAADGVTREVFAHVWENPEAYDPKQGPLRSWVATLTHRLAVQRLRATETAALAQDGSGSTEELERKVRRASVAARADYIVTSMPTPLRTALELAYFQRRDYRQTAADLGVTEDEARRRLRLGLQLLSTAHDTGSGGAR, from the coding sequence ATGACCAAGAAGGACGCGCCGCCCCGCTGGGACCGCAAGATGCAACAGCGGCTCGCACGCGGGGAGGCGGCCGCGCTCGGTGAGCTCTACGACCGATTCGCTTCGCTCGTGCACGGCCTCGCCCACCGCGTGCTCGGAGACGACCGGGCGGCCGACGGCGTCACCCGCGAGGTCTTCGCCCATGTCTGGGAGAACCCCGAGGCGTACGACCCCAAGCAGGGCCCCCTGCGCTCCTGGGTCGCCACGCTGACCCACCGCCTCGCCGTGCAGCGCCTGCGCGCGACGGAGACCGCCGCGCTCGCCCAGGACGGCTCGGGCAGTACCGAGGAGCTGGAGCGCAAGGTCCGCCGCGCCTCGGTGGCGGCCCGCGCCGACTACATCGTCACGTCCATGCCGACCCCGCTGCGCACGGCCCTTGAGCTCGCCTACTTCCAGCGCCGCGACTACCGCCAGACCGCCGCCGACCTCGGCGTCACCGAGGACGAGGCCCGCCGCCGCCTGCGCCTGGGCCTCCAGCTCCTGTCCACGGCCCACGACACGGGCTCCGGGGGTGCGCGATGA
- a CDS encoding zf-HC2 domain-containing protein, with translation MRGIEAHDGYEEQPDPEDHNSRVGPQKDTSPPGNGPSGPEPPEPPSSSRTPDEPQPPRIPMPRSSVEDTGLPLPEPAPAPLFLEHRVLKALLGAWALAACSPEETAAVEDHLGTCGACADEALRLRDAVGLLHPPESLDLDPTLRTRVLESCLDRRPPRIPVPEWATPYDAETARLDALLQDIGDAEWHAPVRLRWFEGDEQTSRRTTVAGVIAHLLTVDGLVAVTLGLDDPLEAQANTPTPEARTEAFWTTSHFPPTRSVRTPWREQAHNLVRTVAFAGGGSGRLPVSYGAFELPLRDSMLDRAFETWVHAGDIAEAVDYPYEPPSPRHLHAMIDLGARMLPTALAARRQAGLAAPGQTRHLVPAGAPGRSLRLEIEGLGGGEWLIPLDSPGALPSPDHEVAHIALDGVEFCQLAAGHVPPEEAAAGQVGDREAIRDVLFAAASLSRM, from the coding sequence ATGAGAGGCATCGAGGCGCACGACGGATACGAAGAACAGCCGGACCCGGAGGACCACAACAGCCGAGTGGGCCCCCAGAAGGACACCTCACCCCCGGGGAACGGCCCGTCCGGCCCAGAACCCCCCGAGCCGCCCAGCAGCTCTCGCACCCCCGACGAACCCCAGCCCCCACGCATACCCATGCCACGCTCGTCGGTCGAGGACACGGGCCTCCCACTCCCGGAGCCGGCCCCGGCCCCGCTGTTCCTCGAACACCGGGTCCTGAAGGCCCTGCTCGGCGCCTGGGCGCTGGCGGCCTGCTCCCCCGAGGAGACGGCGGCGGTGGAGGACCACCTGGGCACCTGCGGCGCGTGCGCGGACGAGGCGCTGCGCCTGCGCGACGCGGTGGGCCTCCTGCACCCGCCGGAGAGCCTCGACCTGGACCCCACCCTCCGCACCCGCGTCCTGGAGAGCTGCCTGGACCGCCGCCCGCCCCGCATCCCGGTCCCCGAATGGGCAACACCGTACGACGCGGAGACGGCCCGCCTGGACGCCCTGCTGCAGGACATCGGTGACGCGGAGTGGCACGCTCCCGTACGCCTGCGCTGGTTCGAGGGCGACGAACAGACCAGCCGCCGCACCACCGTCGCGGGCGTGATCGCCCACCTCCTGACCGTGGACGGCCTGGTAGCCGTGACCCTGGGCCTGGACGACCCCCTCGAAGCCCAGGCGAACACCCCCACCCCCGAGGCCCGCACAGAGGCCTTCTGGACAACCTCGCACTTCCCGCCCACCCGTTCCGTACGAACCCCCTGGCGCGAGCAGGCCCACAACCTGGTCCGCACGGTCGCCTTCGCGGGCGGCGGCTCGGGCCGCCTCCCGGTCTCGTACGGCGCCTTCGAACTCCCCCTGCGGGACTCGATGCTGGACCGTGCCTTCGAGACCTGGGTCCACGCGGGAGACATCGCCGAGGCGGTCGACTACCCCTACGAACCGCCGTCGCCCCGCCACCTGCACGCCATGATCGACCTGGGCGCCCGCATGCTCCCCACAGCCCTGGCCGCCCGCCGCCAGGCAGGCCTCGCCGCCCCCGGCCAGACCCGCCACCTGGTCCCCGCCGGCGCCCCCGGCCGCAGCCTCCGCCTGGAGATCGAGGGCCTGGGCGGCGGCGAATGGCTCATCCCCCTGGACTCCCCCGGCGCCCTGCCCTCCCCCGACCACGAGGTGGCCCACATAGCCCTGGACGGCGTCGAGTTCTGCCAACTGGCAGCAGGCCACGTACCACCCGAGGAAGCGGCAGCAGGCCAGGTAGGAGACCGAGAGGCAATCAGAGACGTCCTCTTCGCAGCAGCATCACTGAGCCGCATGTAG
- the purU gene encoding formyltetrahydrofolate deformylase produces MNEQSVTEQYVLTLSCPDKQGIVHAVSSYLFMTGCNIEDSQQFGDHDTGLFFMRVHFSAESPVTVEKLRASFAAIGDSFQMEWQIHRAEDKMRVVLMVSKFGHCLNDLLFRARTGALPVEIAAVVSNHTEFAELVASYDVPFHHIPVTKDNKAQAEAQLLELVREQGVELVVLARYMQVLSDDLCKQLSGRIINIHHSFLPSFKGAKPYHQAHVRGVKLIGATAHYVTADLDEGPIIEQEVERVGHQVTPEQLVAVGRDVECQALARAVKWHAERRILLNGRRTVVFD; encoded by the coding sequence ATGAATGAGCAGTCCGTGACCGAGCAGTACGTTCTTACGCTTTCCTGTCCCGACAAGCAGGGCATCGTGCACGCCGTGTCGAGTTATCTCTTCATGACCGGGTGCAACATCGAGGACAGTCAGCAGTTCGGTGACCATGACACGGGGCTGTTCTTCATGCGCGTCCACTTCTCGGCGGAGTCGCCGGTGACGGTGGAGAAGCTGCGGGCCAGCTTCGCGGCGATCGGTGACTCGTTCCAGATGGAGTGGCAGATCCACCGGGCCGAGGACAAGATGCGGGTCGTGCTGATGGTCAGCAAGTTCGGGCACTGCCTGAACGATCTGCTGTTCCGGGCTCGGACCGGGGCGCTTCCTGTTGAGATCGCGGCTGTGGTTTCGAATCACACGGAGTTCGCCGAGCTTGTGGCTTCTTATGATGTGCCGTTTCATCACATTCCGGTCACCAAGGACAATAAGGCGCAGGCCGAGGCGCAGTTGTTGGAGCTGGTGCGGGAGCAGGGCGTCGAGCTCGTTGTGCTCGCTCGGTACATGCAGGTGCTCTCCGATGATCTGTGCAAGCAGTTGAGCGGGCGGATCATCAATATCCATCACTCGTTCCTGCCTAGCTTCAAGGGCGCGAAGCCGTATCACCAGGCGCACGTTCGTGGTGTGAAGCTGATCGGTGCGACCGCGCACTATGTGACGGCCGACCTCGACGAGGGGCCGATCATCGAGCAGGAGGTCGAGCGGGTGGGGCACCAGGTCACGCCTGAGCAGCTTGTCGCTGTGGGGCGTGATGTGGAGTGCCAGGCGCTTGCCCGGGCCGTCAAGTGGCATGCGGAGCGGCGGATTCTGTTGAACGGGCGGCGGACCGTCGTCTTTGACTGA
- a CDS encoding SCO4402 family protein, with the protein MTVQGSENSSRRGRRSSTMGGMPLNDMPWWRWRSNVRSALHMLSDTEFQRGVWLAGVDGYGDVTDAVYRLVEDTWLDNWSAEKYVGTIFRDSQEAALVDSAVLRVLRIMHQVGPDAAVSVYLDHQGWPEAVRAARDAHVRMAVSDGEDPDVPPRTLEVLRIMTRSA; encoded by the coding sequence GTGACCGTGCAAGGTTCGGAGAACTCTTCCCGTCGCGGGCGTCGCTCATCCACCATGGGCGGCATGCCACTGAACGACATGCCGTGGTGGCGCTGGCGCAGCAATGTGCGCTCCGCGCTGCACATGCTTTCCGACACCGAGTTCCAGCGAGGGGTCTGGCTCGCGGGGGTCGACGGGTACGGGGATGTGACCGACGCCGTCTATCGCCTCGTCGAGGACACCTGGCTGGACAACTGGTCCGCCGAGAAATACGTGGGGACGATCTTCCGGGACTCGCAGGAGGCGGCGCTCGTCGACAGCGCCGTGCTTCGGGTGCTGCGGATCATGCATCAGGTGGGGCCTGATGCCGCCGTCTCCGTCTATCTCGATCATCAGGGGTGGCCTGAGGCTGTGCGGGCTGCTCGGGATGCGCACGTTCGGATGGCGGTGAGTGATGGGGAGGATCCTGATGTGCCGCCTCGGACGCTTGAGGTTTTGCGGATCATGACTCGGTCTGCCTGA
- a CDS encoding ABC transporter substrate-binding protein, protein MTGRRRTRTFLPAHHRPAKARVLSAGALAACASIAVGCGVVPGTTGGSGDDPITVMTWAPEGTKATNKPGMPAMALAYARWINSKGGINGRKLKVLTCNDHNDTVAAANCARRAVDENVVAVVGSYSQHARSFFSPLEAAGIPYLGGYGVTDDEFTSPLSYPVNGGQPALLAGLGQQLARNCGPVTLVRPDTIAGDELPVLLDSGLSAEGHSAAVDQRAAEDATEYSNHADQALRRVTADPTEEGCVVPALGDRTDTFMDSFRRAREAYPTVRTASVLGSVDQSVIDATGNAYEGSYVTGWYPASRDKRWKPMRAVIREEAFGDNRIDASDPGVQTTWVAYTVLKKAVESLGDGEVSSRTLRRTLDDGLKINTGGLTPTLSWSFDDLTAASGFPRLVNSDVSFQVVRKGQLVSARKGFVNVSKVLENTEAS, encoded by the coding sequence ATGACCGGCAGGCGACGCACCCGCACCTTCCTCCCCGCCCACCATCGTCCCGCCAAGGCCAGAGTGCTGTCCGCGGGCGCGTTGGCGGCGTGTGCGTCCATAGCCGTCGGATGCGGTGTCGTCCCCGGTACCACGGGGGGTTCCGGGGACGACCCCATAACGGTCATGACGTGGGCGCCCGAGGGGACGAAGGCGACCAACAAGCCGGGCATGCCCGCCATGGCGCTGGCCTACGCGCGCTGGATCAACTCCAAGGGCGGCATCAACGGCCGCAAGCTCAAGGTCCTCACCTGCAACGACCACAACGACACGGTGGCCGCCGCCAACTGCGCCCGCCGCGCGGTCGACGAGAACGTCGTCGCGGTCGTCGGCTCGTACAGCCAGCACGCCCGCTCCTTCTTCTCCCCGCTGGAGGCGGCCGGCATCCCGTATCTCGGCGGGTACGGCGTCACCGACGACGAGTTCACCAGCCCGCTCTCCTACCCGGTCAACGGCGGCCAGCCCGCCCTCCTGGCCGGCCTCGGACAGCAGCTCGCCAGGAACTGCGGCCCCGTCACCCTCGTACGCCCCGACACGATCGCCGGCGACGAGCTGCCCGTCCTGCTCGACTCCGGCCTCAGCGCCGAGGGGCATTCGGCCGCCGTCGACCAGCGGGCCGCCGAGGACGCCACGGAGTACTCGAACCACGCCGACCAGGCGCTGCGGCGGGTCACGGCGGATCCGACGGAGGAGGGGTGCGTGGTGCCCGCGCTCGGGGACCGCACGGACACCTTCATGGACTCGTTCCGGCGTGCCCGCGAGGCGTACCCGACGGTGCGGACGGCGTCCGTGCTGGGCAGCGTCGACCAGTCGGTGATCGACGCGACGGGCAACGCGTACGAGGGCTCGTACGTCACCGGCTGGTACCCGGCGTCGCGCGACAAGCGGTGGAAGCCGATGCGCGCGGTCATCCGCGAGGAGGCCTTCGGCGACAACCGGATCGACGCGTCCGACCCCGGGGTGCAGACGACCTGGGTCGCCTACACGGTGCTGAAGAAGGCCGTCGAGTCGCTGGGCGACGGCGAGGTGTCCTCGCGGACGCTCCGGCGGACGCTCGACGACGGCTTGAAGATCAACACGGGCGGGCTGACGCCGACGCTCAGCTGGAGCTTCGACGATCTGACCGCGGCGAGCGGCTTCCCCCGGCTGGTCAATTCGGACGTGTCGTTCCAGGTGGTGCGCAAGGGTCAACTGGTCTCGGCCCGCAAGGGGTTCGTCAACGTGTCGAAGGTGCTGGAGAACACGGAAGCGTCGTAA
- a CDS encoding transcriptional regulator: MAARPLVARQPNERLQALIQEAGCSNAGLARRVNMCGAEHGLDLRYDKTSVARWLRGQQPRGRAPAIIAEALGRKLGRTVTIDEIGMANGKNLASGVGLQFSPTVLGAIEQVCELWRSDVGRRDFLSGSSVAASALVEPSRDWLISSPDAQVSRAAGPRVGQSDVAAVTAMTQALVDLDHQYGSGHVRPVVVHYLNSVVSGLLAGSYREAVGRELFAAVARLTELAGYMAVDTGQPGLAQRYYIQALRLAQAAGDRGYGGYVLAASMSHLAAQLGNPREIAQLARAAQEGARGRVTPRAESMFHAAEARGHALMGDARSAQAASGRAVAALEQADPDSGDDPRWIAHFDEAYLADELAHCHRDLGQSEAAARCAQESLAGHPETRARRRAIGYVLLATAQVQQREVEQACNTGLRAVELLGTLRSNRGAEYLDDFQQRLDPYRDEPVVREFGARMELQAAA, translated from the coding sequence ATGGCCGCAAGGCCTCTCGTCGCGCGGCAGCCGAACGAACGACTGCAGGCGCTCATCCAGGAAGCGGGCTGTTCCAACGCCGGGCTGGCCCGCCGGGTCAACATGTGCGGCGCGGAGCACGGTCTCGATCTGCGTTACGACAAGACGTCCGTGGCGCGCTGGCTGCGAGGACAGCAGCCGCGTGGGCGGGCGCCCGCGATCATTGCCGAGGCGCTCGGCCGCAAACTGGGCCGGACGGTCACGATCGACGAGATCGGCATGGCGAACGGCAAGAACCTCGCCTCCGGTGTGGGGCTGCAGTTCTCACCGACCGTCCTCGGGGCGATCGAGCAGGTCTGCGAGCTGTGGCGCAGCGACGTGGGGCGGCGGGACTTCCTGTCCGGCTCGTCCGTCGCGGCCTCCGCGCTCGTCGAGCCGAGCCGGGACTGGCTGATCTCCTCGCCGGACGCGCAGGTGTCGCGTGCGGCCGGGCCACGGGTCGGGCAGTCCGACGTGGCGGCGGTGACCGCGATGACCCAGGCGCTGGTCGACCTCGACCACCAGTACGGCAGCGGGCATGTGCGCCCGGTCGTCGTGCACTACCTGAACAGCGTCGTCTCCGGGCTGCTGGCGGGCTCGTACCGGGAAGCGGTCGGGCGTGAACTCTTCGCGGCGGTCGCGCGGTTGACGGAGCTGGCCGGCTACATGGCGGTCGACACCGGACAGCCGGGGCTCGCGCAGCGGTACTACATCCAGGCGCTGCGGCTCGCGCAGGCGGCGGGCGACCGCGGATACGGCGGGTACGTGCTCGCCGCGTCCATGAGCCACCTGGCGGCGCAGCTCGGGAATCCGCGTGAGATCGCGCAGTTGGCGCGGGCGGCGCAGGAGGGGGCGCGCGGGCGGGTCACACCGCGCGCGGAGTCGATGTTCCACGCCGCGGAGGCGCGGGGGCATGCGTTGATGGGTGACGCGCGCTCGGCACAGGCGGCGTCCGGGCGGGCCGTGGCGGCGCTGGAGCAGGCCGATCCGGACTCCGGCGACGACCCGCGGTGGATCGCGCACTTCGACGAGGCGTATCTGGCCGACGAGTTGGCGCATTGTCACCGGGACCTCGGGCAGTCGGAGGCGGCCGCGCGATGCGCCCAGGAGTCCCTCGCCGGGCACCCCGAGACGCGCGCGAGGCGCCGCGCCATCGGGTACGTACTGCTGGCCACCGCGCAGGTCCAGCAGCGCGAGGTCGAGCAGGCCTGCAACACGGGCCTGCGCGCGGTCGAACTGCTCGGCACGCTGCGGTCCAACCGCGGGGCGGAGTATCTGGACGACTTCCAACAGCGCCTGGATCCCTACCGGGACGAGCCGGTGGTACGGGAGTTCGGGGCGCGCATGGAGTTGCAGGCGGCGGCCTGA
- a CDS encoding bifunctional DNA primase/polymerase, with the protein MEETIAGTETAQIPKQRGESLQDIAVRYAEERHWDVFPGTWLEAADGVQRCSCGEPSCALPGAHPAREDWATQATGSATVARRLWAKQPSASILLPTGRTFDAIDVPETSGFLALARMRRMELTLGPVTCTPDRRMQFFVLPGAAVKVPDLVRKLGWPLASLDLNVLGEGTYVAAPPTRFGARGAVQWACRPTPANRWLPDAEELISPLAYACGRDARR; encoded by the coding sequence GTGGAAGAGACGATCGCAGGCACCGAGACCGCCCAGATCCCGAAGCAGCGAGGCGAGTCGCTGCAGGACATCGCCGTGCGCTATGCCGAAGAGCGCCATTGGGACGTGTTCCCAGGCACTTGGCTGGAAGCCGCCGACGGGGTGCAGCGCTGCTCGTGCGGCGAGCCCTCGTGCGCCCTGCCCGGCGCGCATCCGGCGCGGGAGGACTGGGCGACGCAGGCCACGGGCAGTGCGACCGTCGCGCGTCGGCTGTGGGCGAAGCAGCCGTCGGCGTCGATCCTGCTGCCCACGGGGCGGACGTTCGACGCGATCGACGTCCCCGAGACCTCGGGGTTTCTCGCGCTCGCCCGGATGAGGCGGATGGAGCTGACGCTCGGGCCGGTGACGTGTACGCCGGATCGGCGGATGCAGTTCTTCGTGTTGCCGGGTGCCGCGGTGAAGGTGCCCGATCTTGTGCGGAAGCTCGGGTGGCCGCTTGCTTCTCTTGATCTGAATGTGCTGGGCGAAGGTACGTATGTGGCTGCGCCGCCTACTCGGTTCGGGGCGCGGGGGGCTGTGCAGTGGGCCTGTCGGCCGACTCCGGCGAATCGGTGGCTGCCGGATGCGGAGGAGTTGATCTCGCCCTTGGCTTACGCCTGCGGGCGGGATGCTCGTCGGTAG